Proteins encoded by one window of Paenibacillus urinalis:
- a CDS encoding extracellular solute-binding protein — MGFRWKRSTLSVLAVTMAASVGLMGCSGRGAESTSDSATAPVSTENVYKEKYDPEVTISTVWGIDPAVTFKNGETIENSVATKWAKEQFGININSLWSVTDTNGAFATKVRLSMSSRQDMPDILTIGADQTQLVQDLIESGIYGEVGELFDKYASDTWKEAMNIDPTVWNAYTRDGKKMGIPVLDYAYNNDYLLWIRQDWLDKLNLKAPTTIDELEAVMEAFKNNNPSGLSPDKVTPLSIGIKNSMNTWMADPSWIFGAYGTLPQQWNIGEDGKLEYGSVHPGMKQGLQKLSEWFDKGYIPQEVALWDENKTAEPAVAGTAGIIPGPYWMSGWPLVDTVKNDPEAVWKPYPIPAGEDGTAMRHGTHFSNGVTLIKKDMEHPEAFFTYQNYLFDNFADPAAGSEHDFGLFEGYDYQLDADGNQVRYDEIEGGYVNVLRYLLVRDGARIPDAQMKALLNLADGKEAETRLEREVKANYGLETPEAAKVLMSQEDISYKDMFTGPPTETMKSKLDYLNKIENQTFNEIIYGNKPVDAFDTFVETWKSGGGDQITQEVNEWYDSVK; from the coding sequence GGGAGCGGAGAGCACAAGCGACAGCGCAACAGCGCCGGTCAGTACTGAAAACGTATACAAAGAAAAGTATGATCCGGAAGTAACGATATCCACCGTGTGGGGGATTGATCCCGCGGTGACGTTCAAGAACGGGGAAACCATTGAGAACAGCGTAGCAACCAAATGGGCAAAGGAGCAGTTCGGAATCAATATTAATTCACTCTGGTCTGTAACCGATACGAACGGTGCCTTTGCTACGAAAGTGAGATTGTCTATGTCTTCAAGACAGGACATGCCAGATATATTAACGATTGGTGCAGATCAGACACAGCTCGTTCAAGACTTGATTGAGTCTGGAATCTATGGCGAGGTCGGCGAGCTGTTCGACAAGTATGCTTCCGATACATGGAAGGAAGCAATGAATATCGATCCTACCGTTTGGAATGCATATACGCGTGACGGCAAGAAGATGGGAATTCCGGTTCTTGATTACGCTTATAACAATGACTATCTCCTGTGGATCAGACAGGATTGGCTCGACAAGCTGAACTTGAAGGCTCCGACAACGATTGATGAGCTGGAAGCGGTGATGGAAGCCTTCAAGAACAATAACCCAAGCGGACTGTCTCCGGATAAGGTAACACCGCTTAGTATCGGAATCAAAAATTCGATGAATACATGGATGGCTGATCCATCCTGGATCTTTGGTGCCTACGGTACTCTTCCGCAGCAATGGAATATAGGTGAAGACGGCAAGCTGGAATACGGCTCTGTGCATCCAGGAATGAAGCAGGGTCTTCAGAAGCTGAGCGAGTGGTTTGATAAAGGCTATATACCTCAAGAGGTTGCGCTATGGGATGAGAACAAGACGGCGGAGCCTGCCGTAGCCGGTACAGCAGGAATCATTCCAGGTCCTTACTGGATGAGCGGGTGGCCGCTGGTGGATACAGTCAAGAACGACCCAGAAGCCGTATGGAAGCCTTATCCGATTCCTGCGGGTGAAGACGGAACTGCAATGCGTCATGGAACTCATTTCTCAAACGGAGTAACGCTGATTAAGAAAGATATGGAGCATCCAGAGGCTTTCTTCACGTATCAGAATTATTTGTTTGACAATTTTGCAGATCCAGCTGCCGGCAGTGAGCATGATTTTGGCTTGTTTGAAGGGTATGACTATCAACTGGACGCAGACGGTAATCAGGTGAGGTACGATGAGATTGAAGGCGGATATGTCAATGTACTTCGTTACCTGCTCGTCAGAGACGGAGCGAGAATACCGGACGCACAGATGAAGGCACTTCTTAATTTGGCGGATGGTAAAGAAGCCGAAACAAGACTTGAGCGCGAGGTAAAAGCGAACTATGGACTGGAAACACCGGAAGCAGCCAAGGTGCTGATGTCTCAAGAGGATATTTCCTATAAGGATATGTTCACGGGTCCTCCGACAGAAACGATGAAATCCAAGCTCGACTACCTCAACAAAATTGAAAATCAAACGTTTAACGAAATCATATATGGCAACAAGCCTGTCGATGCATTTGATACTTTCGTTGAAACTTGGAAATCCGGCGGAGGAGATCAGATTACCCAGGAAGTGAATGAATGGTATGACAGCGTAAAATAA
- a CDS encoding ABC transporter permease — protein MRTFKKTWPFHIMLLPAMVFLFLFSYLPMSGIVMAFQDYKPWLGIAGSEWVGLDNFRYLFEREDSMQVIWNTVIIAVAKMIFNLLVPFVFAILLNEVRKVGLQRSIQTLVYLPHFLSWVILGGILVDLLAPAGLFNRVLGSFGVDPILFLGDNNWFRLTVIISDVWKEFGYNTIIFLAALAGINPALYEAAEMDGASRWKQTIHITVPSLIPITVVVGTLALGNVLNAGFDQIFNLYNPLVYETGDIIDTFVYRTAILNGEMGFGTAIGLFKSVISMVLILISYRLAYKWAGYRIF, from the coding sequence ATGAGAACATTCAAAAAAACATGGCCATTTCATATCATGCTGCTGCCCGCCATGGTATTTCTATTCCTGTTCAGTTATCTGCCCATGTCCGGAATTGTCATGGCATTCCAGGATTATAAACCGTGGCTCGGAATTGCTGGCTCCGAATGGGTTGGGCTGGATAATTTCCGATACCTGTTTGAACGGGAAGACAGTATGCAGGTCATTTGGAACACGGTAATTATTGCTGTAGCCAAGATGATCTTCAATCTGCTTGTACCGTTCGTATTTGCCATACTGCTTAACGAAGTCCGGAAAGTAGGACTTCAGCGCTCAATCCAGACATTAGTCTACTTGCCACACTTCCTGTCATGGGTCATTCTTGGCGGCATCCTGGTGGATCTGCTCGCTCCCGCAGGACTCTTCAATCGAGTTCTGGGCAGCTTCGGCGTTGATCCGATCCTGTTTCTCGGAGATAACAACTGGTTTCGATTGACGGTTATCATCTCTGATGTATGGAAGGAGTTCGGATACAACACGATTATTTTCCTGGCAGCGCTGGCGGGAATTAACCCTGCACTCTATGAAGCGGCTGAGATGGACGGCGCAAGCCGTTGGAAGCAGACGATCCATATTACTGTACCTTCACTAATACCAATCACCGTTGTTGTCGGTACCCTTGCACTTGGGAACGTCCTGAATGCGGGCTTCGACCAAATCTTCAACCTATACAATCCCCTCGTATATGAAACGGGCGATATTATCGATACCTTTGTGTACAGAACCGCGATACTTAATGGAGAGATGGGCTTTGGTACTGCGATTGGACTGTTTAAATCGGTCATCAGTATGGTGCTGATTCTCATATCTTACAGGCTAGCCTACAAGTGGGCCGGTTATCGTATTTTCTAG
- a CDS encoding carbohydrate ABC transporter permease: MYHKTRSYRIFSAFNNLFLILLAILCIIPLIHVLAVSFSSKAAADANLVSLIPIDFSLEAYKKTINNPAFLHSIWVSVLRTVIGTAITLIVTFLAAYPLSKENSAFKGRTLYSWIFVFSMIFNGGLVPFYEVIQTLRLIDTFWVLVLPSAVNTFLVILMLNFFRGIPKELEEASLIDGAGHFRTLFSIYLPISLPSIATISLFSMVFHWNSWFDGLLYLNDSGDFPLATFLQTVIIQRDMSTMAMNPQEMELISQTTVKSAQIFIGAAPILLVYPFLQKYFVKGMTVGSVKG; encoded by the coding sequence ATGTATCATAAAACAAGATCATACCGCATATTCAGTGCGTTCAATAACCTGTTTCTGATATTGCTTGCCATTCTTTGCATCATACCGCTGATTCATGTGCTTGCCGTATCATTTAGCAGCAAAGCAGCGGCAGATGCCAATCTGGTCTCGCTGATTCCAATCGATTTCTCGCTAGAGGCTTACAAAAAGACGATTAACAATCCAGCCTTTCTGCATTCCATCTGGGTCTCTGTGCTGAGGACCGTCATTGGTACAGCCATCACCTTAATCGTGACTTTTCTCGCTGCTTATCCGCTGTCCAAAGAGAACTCGGCTTTTAAAGGAAGAACGCTGTACTCCTGGATCTTTGTATTCAGCATGATCTTTAACGGAGGACTTGTTCCTTTCTATGAAGTCATTCAAACCCTTCGTCTCATCGATACGTTCTGGGTACTCGTGCTTCCGTCGGCAGTGAACACTTTTCTAGTCATCTTGATGCTGAATTTCTTCAGAGGGATCCCGAAGGAGCTGGAAGAGGCTTCACTAATTGACGGAGCAGGACATTTTAGAACATTATTCTCGATTTATCTGCCGATATCTCTGCCATCTATTGCGACGATCAGCTTGTTCAGTATGGTATTTCATTGGAATTCTTGGTTTGACGGCTTGCTGTATTTGAATGATTCCGGGGACTTTCCGCTCGCAACATTTCTCCAGACGGTCATTATTCAGCGGGATATGAGCACAATGGCTATGAATCCGCAGGAGATGGAACTGATCAGCCAAACCACAGTTAAATCTGCACAGATCTTTATAGGTGCTGCTCCCATTCTGCTTGTGTATCCTTTCCTGCAAAAATACTTTGTTAAAGGGATGACCGTTGGTTCTGTAAAAGGGTGA
- a CDS encoding beta-galactosidase, whose translation MNKKYSPLFAKAPVMLHGADYNPEQWLRYPEVLQEDIRLMKLANCNVMSVGIFSWVSLEPEEGVFTFEWLDQILDTFAENGIYALLATPSGARPAWMSQQYPEVLRVGRNRVRNLHGFRHNHCYSSPVYREKVHTMNSRLAERYAHHPAVIGWHISNELGGDCHCEYCQTGFREWVKEKYGTLEELNHAWWTTFWSHTYTSWDQIESPAPHGETQVHAMNLDWKRYVTDRTLDFLQHELAPLKEANPELPATTNFMSYFDGLDYWQFADVLDVLSWDSYPTWHDAQDDSHQAMTVALMHDIVRSIKGGKPFMLMESTPSMTNWQEVSKLKKPGMHLLSSLQAVAHGSDTVQYFQWRKSRGSSEKLHGAVVDHIGNEHTRVFKEVTEVGEVLSGLEEVTGTSVPAEVAIIFDWENRWAIQDSQGPRNVGIKYDETIQSHYKTFWEKGISVDIINMDADFTQYKLLIAPMLYMVRPGVGERIEAFVQNGGTFVATYWSGIVNENDLCFLGGFPGPLRKTLGIWSEEIDGLHDGQVNKVIALEDNVLGLTGAYEAIELCDLIHLETATAIAAYDSDFYQGRPALTVNALGSGKAYYIASRNTAPFHQDFYNLVITELSITQAISGEYPQGVTAHVRTDGQTDYVFLQNYTDEIQFMPLDERSYTEIGTSLTGADGEDTFAERVKIAPYGIRILKRPSR comes from the coding sequence ATGAATAAGAAATATTCACCGTTATTTGCGAAAGCGCCTGTAATGCTGCATGGGGCAGACTACAACCCGGAGCAGTGGCTTCGGTATCCAGAAGTATTGCAAGAGGATATCCGGCTAATGAAGCTTGCTAATTGTAATGTGATGTCTGTCGGTATCTTCTCCTGGGTATCCCTGGAGCCCGAAGAAGGCGTATTTACCTTTGAGTGGCTTGACCAGATATTGGACACCTTTGCCGAGAACGGTATATATGCTCTGCTGGCTACACCAAGTGGTGCAAGACCTGCCTGGATGTCTCAGCAATATCCGGAAGTGCTGAGAGTTGGCAGGAATCGAGTGCGTAATCTCCATGGCTTCCGTCATAATCACTGCTACTCCTCTCCAGTATATAGAGAGAAGGTACACACGATGAACAGCAGGCTTGCTGAGCGATATGCTCATCATCCTGCAGTCATTGGCTGGCATATTTCCAACGAGCTTGGCGGAGACTGCCATTGTGAATATTGTCAGACAGGGTTCCGGGAATGGGTGAAGGAGAAGTATGGAACTCTAGAGGAGCTGAACCATGCCTGGTGGACAACCTTCTGGAGCCATACGTATACGAGCTGGGATCAGATTGAGTCCCCTGCTCCTCATGGAGAGACTCAGGTCCATGCGATGAATCTCGATTGGAAGCGGTATGTTACCGATCGGACCCTTGATTTCCTGCAGCACGAGCTGGCACCGCTCAAAGAAGCGAATCCCGAGCTGCCGGCAACAACCAATTTCATGAGCTACTTTGATGGTCTTGACTACTGGCAATTTGCAGATGTGCTGGATGTATTGTCATGGGACAGTTATCCGACGTGGCATGATGCTCAGGATGACAGCCATCAGGCAATGACTGTTGCACTCATGCATGATATCGTTCGCTCCATTAAAGGCGGCAAACCATTTATGCTGATGGAGAGCACGCCGAGTATGACGAACTGGCAGGAGGTCAGCAAGCTGAAGAAGCCGGGGATGCATCTGTTGTCTTCTCTTCAGGCTGTGGCGCACGGTTCAGATACGGTTCAATATTTTCAGTGGCGTAAGAGCCGGGGCTCCAGTGAGAAGCTGCATGGAGCTGTCGTCGATCATATAGGCAATGAACACACCCGTGTATTCAAGGAAGTAACTGAGGTCGGGGAAGTATTATCCGGTCTTGAAGAGGTTACAGGTACGAGTGTACCTGCGGAAGTGGCAATCATCTTCGACTGGGAGAATCGATGGGCGATCCAAGATTCACAAGGACCTCGTAATGTAGGGATCAAATACGATGAGACGATACAATCCCACTATAAAACATTTTGGGAAAAAGGAATTTCGGTAGATATAATTAACATGGATGCCGACTTTACCCAATACAAGCTGCTCATTGCGCCTATGCTCTATATGGTAAGACCTGGTGTTGGTGAACGCATTGAGGCGTTTGTTCAGAATGGCGGCACCTTCGTCGCTACCTACTGGTCAGGTATCGTAAACGAGAATGATCTCTGTTTCCTTGGCGGCTTCCCCGGACCGCTGCGCAAGACACTCGGCATCTGGTCTGAGGAAATTGACGGACTGCATGATGGACAGGTTAATAAGGTCATAGCTCTAGAAGACAATGTTCTTGGACTCACTGGAGCTTATGAGGCGATAGAGCTGTGTGATCTCATACATCTGGAGACAGCGACGGCAATCGCGGCATATGACAGTGACTTCTATCAAGGCCGTCCGGCACTTACTGTCAATGCACTGGGATCTGGCAAGGCGTATTACATTGCTTCACGCAATACAGCTCCATTCCATCAAGACTTTTATAATCTAGTAATTACAGAGCTTAGCATCACCCAGGCGATTAGCGGGGAATACCCTCAAGGTGTAACAGCCCATGTGCGAACAGATGGTCAGACGGACTATGTCTTCCTGCAGAACTACACAGATGAGATCCAATTTATGCCTTTGGATGAGCGGTCCTATACGGAGATCGGTACTTCATTGACCGGAGCAGATGGGGAGGACACATTTGCAGAGAGGGTAAAAATAGCCCCTTACGGAATTCGCATTTTGAAACGTCCTTCTAGGTAA
- a CDS encoding NAD-dependent malic enzyme, producing the protein MIQRNLDGNSIIIRLEMKTKTINFGEVASAISQAGGDIVAIDVISTNQDITVRDLTVAVSHADDNKKIVETVRNLNGVSIINVSDRTFLLHLGGKIEIAPKSPINNREDLSRVYTPDVARVCNAIAEEPQKAYSLTIKRNTVAVVSDGSAVLGLGNIGPRAAMPVMEGKAMLFKQLAGVDAFPICLETQDTEEIIRTIKAISPAFGGINLEDISSPRCFEIERRLNEELDIPVFHDDQHGTAVVLYAGLINALKLVGKSIENTKIVVCGIGAAGVACSNILLSAGAKNLIGVDREGALVRTEAYDNPIWQDYAKRTNPNLQTGSLHEVIKDADIFIGLSRGNLLTREHIMTMAEDPIVFAMANPVPEIMPNEVEDIVAVMATGRSDYPNQINNVLCFPGMFRAALDCRASEINEAMKLAAATAIASSISDEERTKYYIIPSVFNDRVVKSIRERVIEAALQTGVARRVPRKSSDISG; encoded by the coding sequence ATGATACAGCGCAATCTTGACGGAAACAGCATTATTATTCGGCTCGAAATGAAGACCAAGACCATTAATTTTGGTGAAGTGGCATCTGCAATCTCGCAGGCCGGAGGAGATATCGTTGCCATTGACGTAATTTCCACTAACCAGGATATTACCGTTCGAGATTTGACTGTTGCGGTTTCTCATGCAGATGATAACAAAAAGATTGTAGAGACAGTCCGAAATCTTAATGGAGTCTCTATTATCAACGTATCCGACCGTACCTTTCTGCTGCATTTGGGCGGCAAAATTGAAATCGCTCCCAAATCACCAATTAACAACCGAGAGGATTTGTCGAGAGTATATACGCCGGACGTGGCCAGAGTATGTAATGCAATTGCGGAGGAGCCGCAGAAGGCATATTCTTTAACGATCAAAAGAAATACGGTAGCTGTTGTATCCGATGGAAGTGCAGTACTCGGTCTTGGTAATATTGGTCCAAGAGCTGCAATGCCCGTAATGGAAGGTAAAGCGATGCTGTTCAAGCAGCTTGCGGGAGTAGATGCTTTTCCGATCTGCCTGGAAACGCAGGATACAGAAGAGATTATTCGGACGATCAAAGCGATATCACCGGCTTTTGGCGGTATTAATCTCGAAGATATTTCTTCTCCTCGCTGCTTTGAGATTGAACGGAGACTTAATGAGGAGCTGGATATTCCTGTCTTTCACGATGATCAGCACGGTACAGCGGTCGTATTATATGCAGGACTGATTAATGCACTGAAGCTGGTCGGCAAATCCATCGAGAATACGAAGATTGTCGTATGCGGTATTGGAGCAGCTGGAGTAGCCTGCAGTAACATCTTGTTATCTGCCGGAGCCAAAAATTTGATTGGGGTTGACCGCGAGGGAGCTCTTGTAAGAACAGAAGCCTATGATAATCCGATCTGGCAGGATTATGCCAAGCGGACAAACCCTAATCTTCAGACCGGCTCACTTCATGAGGTTATTAAGGATGCGGATATCTTCATTGGTCTCTCTAGAGGGAATTTGCTTACAAGAGAGCACATCATGACGATGGCGGAGGACCCGATTGTATTTGCGATGGCCAATCCGGTACCCGAAATTATGCCGAATGAAGTAGAGGATATCGTAGCGGTTATGGCCACAGGGAGATCCGATTATCCGAACCAGATTAATAATGTGCTATGCTTCCCTGGAATGTTCCGTGCCGCACTGGACTGCAGAGCGAGCGAAATTAATGAAGCGATGAAGCTGGCAGCTGCAACGGCCATTGCTTCCTCTATATCGGATGAGGAACGGACGAAGTATTATATTATTCCTAGTGTTTTTAATGATCGAGTTGTCAAATCCATTCGTGAGCGGGTCATTGAGGCGGCTCTTCAGACGGGAGTAGCGAGAAGAGTGCCAAGGAAGAGCAGTGATATTTCTGGTTAA